Genomic window (Lycium barbarum isolate Lr01 chromosome 2, ASM1917538v2, whole genome shotgun sequence):
GTTGGTATATGTAAAGCTTGTGTCTGTCTAATTCATCAGATTGAATCTTTATTGTCCACCAGTGAGCTGCACTTCTCCTACCTTATTAAGAGTAGATAATTCCCGTTGAGTACAAGCAAAGTGGAGAACAATATACCTAATCTTTGTGATCAAAATTCCAATTAGGAGCACCCTCAAAGTCAAGCTTGTAATTCTGGCTTATAGGACTTAACCTTTCAAACCATAGGGATCTTGCCTAAATTTTCCAATAGTGCTCTGTTTTATGAGGCCAATGACCAATCAGAGGAGATGTTTCTGCTAGTACAACTAATTACTTACTAGATCTCCGCGACTGAATATAAGGATTTAGGTAATTCACGTCGATAACATAGACATTATCAAGGAATCTTAACATGTGATAGAAGGCTAGCTATTATTTTTGTCAGACCACAAATTAATGTTTATCGAGATATTTACATGTGGTTGCCTACTAGTTGACCTGAATGTGTAAATTTTTTTTACACCATAATACATAAAACTTAAACTCATTCCTATATTATATAAGAGCCAATTCAACTTTTTTGTAGTACTTAGTTGGGGACTTTAGCTATATTACAACTAAGCCTTACCAACTAAGaggttctttcttccaaatttgcccCCATATTTGTCTTTTATTACTTCATCTACTATAAGGTGTTATATAAAGATTAAGCACTTTCAAGTCTTTTTTGGTAATACAAAATTTCTTAGACAAACTTTTTGAAGATGATGTAACATGTACTTCAACTTTTACATATGTCACATTTTTACTCCTACTATATTTCTTTATTACTTAGGGTGCCACACTCAAGTTTGATAAATTTAGAAAATTTCAAGCTCCTTTTGAAACACTTATAAGAAATTGTGAACTATGATGatgtcaattaaaaaaaaaaatgtcaatacATGTAACTTGAATGGGAAAATGCATCGCATTTGCAGTTACCTTAATTTAACATGTATTGCAcacaagaattgaatttaatTGTCCAATGCGAAACTTTAAAAATTTAACAGATAATTAAAGTTGATCTTTGTTTGAATTAGATATTGTTACCTAATTTGTTTATTTTTATCAAAATTATTTGTTAGCAATATTGAAATTTGAATATatttacatgtgtaaggtgttgGTACAATATAATTGAGACGATTCTTGAATAGTTGAAGTCGTAATTATCTATTATATAGGTATATGTAGGTCGAAGTCGAACAAACTATAGTTACCGATTTACCGTATTAAAAAATACCGAAACTGAACTTAAAAATACAgaaccataccaaattaatttggtatggtaatggtataatatttttaaaaaccgTAAATCAAAATTATCGTACGAACTTTCCAATACCGTACCATACTATATCATGCCCACCCCGAAAGAAAAGGACTTCCCTTGATTGGAAAACAAAAGTTTAAGCTAAGAAGTTTTAGCAAGAGAAAATGATATCTCATATTCTGTTCTTTCTACGATACTTATAGACGAAATGCTTCGTTTCAAATCAATTTTTCTCTGCAATTGCTTCGATTCACCCCATCGTGTATTCACAAAACTTATCATTAAGAGCTGGTTTTCAGtctgcgtatatatttttaaaaaaacaaaaaggggTCTGCATATATACAAAGTTAAGTGTCTAAAAATAGAAAGATTTAACATGTACAGTTGACTTTCTCAGTGACTAGGAGACATTGGCTTTTTAAATAGGACTATTTAGTCAAAGAGAAGGGTAAAATGAACCTTGACCCCACTTAAGTGATCAACAGCACTACATTAATAGCACGTTTGGCCAAGATTTTGGGAAGctaaaaatatttaaaacataTTTTTAGATATCTTTTTTAAGAGTTGAGGTGTTTGATCAAATTAACaattagaaagaaaaagaaacattttttagtagtagcacAAACTTCAGAAGCTGAAAAAAGTAGCTTCTTCCCATAAACACTTTGCGGAAACATGGCCAaacaaaaattgacaaaaatatttttcaaattgattagtcaaGCACAAACCATACTTTTCAAAAGTATTTTCCCCCCAAAAAAACTTCTACCGTAAAACATTTTTCAGAATAAAGAGAGTTTGGAAGTTTGACCAAAATATCAGCATTGTAGCAAGTAGTATGTGGTTTCCCTATAAATTGAAGAGTCATTTAATGCATTGAGGGACAAGAAACCAAATTGAACACAAAATGAAGCATTTACTAATTGGTTGTGCCATGTCAATGGAAAAGCAAAAACACTATATCGCCATGCTCCTCACACAATCTATTTTTGCAGGCATGGCTTTGTTTTCTAAAGCTGCAATATCTGAAGGGATGAACTCTTATGTTTTTGTTACTTATCGTCAAGCATTTGCCATTGTCGCCTTAGCCCCGCTCGCAGCCTTCTTCGAGAGGTTTAAACTCACATTTTTTTAGTAATGTCACAAGCTTTCTGAATTATACTCCCCCGTCCTAATTTGTTTGAAGGTTGACCAATTTGGGGAGTCAATAAATTCACCTTTGTTTTAGTAGTGTCACAAGCTTTCTGAATTATACTCCTAACAACTATTGTATATGCAATTTTTATTTAATCCAACATTATTTCTCCTTTTGTTTTAACTAAACAGGAAGTCTGATGTTCCTTTATCCTACAACATCCTATGGAAGATCTTACTAATGTCATTTATTAGGTAAGTTCACTTGTTAATTATTCAAGGTTTTTTGAGTTATTTATTGTAAGTCAATCTTTAGCCTCACTTGATTGATTTTGTGACATTTTTTCAGCACTTTAAATTTGAATCTCTACTACTTCTCCATACATTATACCACAGCAACATTTGCTGCAGCCACAACTAACTTAATTCCAGCCATAACTTTTTTTATGGCAATAATCTTAAGGTACACTTCAACACTACCTAAGCAGAGAGCCCTTATACTTTTGAGGATAAAATGAACCATATGTACctaatgtgtttttttttccgCTGTTTTGAATCAAATGTATACAGAGTGGAGGCTCTTTCAATAAAGAAGTCACATGGAATTGCAAAAATTTTGGGTTCTTCAATTGGTGTTACAGGAGCTTTGGTGTTTGCCTTAGTTAAAGGGCCACAATTGAACTTCATGAATTGGTCCAGAGGGAACACAAGGGAAACTCATAACTCAAATATTAATTATAGTTTGAAGGAAGGATGGTTAAAAGGTTCACTAGTTATGCTTTTGGCTAACATAATATGGTCTCTGTGGCTTATTTTACAGGTATTTAAATGTTCAGCCACACCCCTAAGTTCAAattgaaattttttaaaaattgttTACAGCTTATTCACTAATTGACATATACCTTTTTTAGGTCCCTATCGTAAAACAATATCCAGCAAAGCTACGTCTTGCTACTCTATACTGCTTGTTTAGCTGGATACAATCATCAGTTTTGGCCATGGCAATGGAAAGGAATATATCAGCATGGAAGCTCAAATGGGACATCAATCTTCTTTCAGTAGCCTACTGTGTATGTTTAATTCAATCATTGTTTACATTTATGTTTAATTTCACATATGATCATCCAACTTTCAGTTTATTGCTCCAAaggtataaaataaaaaataactcaATTATGCCTATATACTACAAACGTCGAAAAAGGCAAATTTCCATGTAAGTATGACCATGTTAGTAGCTCACCTGATATGATATCCATGTGGCACCACTTAAAAAGAATAAAAACCCCATTTTCCGACTCAACATAATGCACGGTGTCTTTCACCATGTGGAGCTAATGGTTTTTTCCAAGTGGGTTGGAaatctatttttatttttcttaaagtGGCTCTACACAAATATAACGAAAGATGAGTTGCTGAAGTGGCGACCTACTTGTGCTTCCGGATTCgaatttatcattttttttttttggctttttttaTTTTCTGTGTTATATATAGACATATTTGAGTCATTTTTCTGTCACAAAATTTAATCGTGTAAAACGTGGTGATTAAACCAAATGTTAGATGACCATCCGTAAATTTATATTTTTAGTTATATATGGCTTATATTTTGTGTTTTTCTTTGTATTTTATAATTGATCTACCAAAAACATTGCAGGGTGTGATTGTTACAGGCCTGACATATTGGTTACAGCTTTGGGCTCTAGAGAAGAAAGGACCAGTCTTCATAGCTATGTTCACTCCATTATCACTTATCATAACTGCCATAGTATCAGCATTTCTGTGGAAGGAGACACTTTATCTGGGAAGGTAATACCGAAACTTCGATCATGTTCAACAAAATCATCATGTAGTAAATTAAAATCATCCCACAATTATGTCTCTTTCACCTTCAAGTTTATCAACTATGGTACCAGAATGAATATGATCTCCACTAAACCTACATAACGCTTTTGCTTATACCTCGAAGCGGATATACCatgacacttatatatatatatatatatatttatccttcTAATATTCAACTCAAATGTTTCTACTCTTTTCTCATTAAGCATCAAAAGCTgattttttctgtttttttgtttttgctttggCAGTGTTTGTGGAGGAATATTGCTAGTTGGTGGGCTCTACTTGGTCCTATGGGGAAAGAATAGAGAAGCAGAGAGGGAAATAAATGATCAAATACTAGAAATCAAGGATGGAACCACAGTAATTTGACAGGACAGTATTTTATTGTATTTGGTTACATTTATACAAAGGCATGTCCAGTCCAATATTTCATATATGGCAAATAGATTTTGCAGCTAAGATTGGACAACAGCCAGTATTTGGGACCTATAAAAAGTTTAATATATAGTACAAAGTTTCATTCCACTCTGATCTGTCTCATCATCATGATCAACTTAAAAGAAAAACATAAAGCTGAAGTCTGACATAATCTCACTTTGAACAGAGACATCACTTCTTCGTCCGTGAATACTAATAGAGTTTAACTATATACATTAACAATATCAGTAATAGTGAAGTGAATTCTAGTGGAGTTTAACTATATACATTAAGAATATCAGTAATAGTCTTATA
Coding sequences:
- the LOC132622476 gene encoding WAT1-related protein At1g43650-like; translated protein: MKHLLIGCAMSMEKQKHYIAMLLTQSIFAGMALFSKAAISEGMNSYVFVTYRQAFAIVALAPLAAFFERKSDVPLSYNILWKILLMSFISTLNLNLYYFSIHYTTATFAAATTNLIPAITFFMAIILRVEALSIKKSHGIAKILGSSIGVTGALVFALVKGPQLNFMNWSRGNTRETHNSNINYSLKEGWLKGSLVMLLANIIWSLWLILQVPIVKQYPAKLRLATLYCLFSWIQSSVLAMAMERNISAWKLKWDINLLSVAYCGVIVTGLTYWLQLWALEKKGPVFIAMFTPLSLIITAIVSAFLWKETLYLGSVCGGILLVGGLYLVLWGKNREAEREINDQILEIKDGTTVI